In the Telopea speciosissima isolate NSW1024214 ecotype Mountain lineage chromosome 6, Tspe_v1, whole genome shotgun sequence genome, ATGTTGCCCGCGTGGGATGGAATCTCTCACATACTAGAATTTAGCTCATCTCCAGGGTGCCCAACACGCCCAGGGTGTTGTCAGCcattgggttgtgccgcacacatcttgaGGGGTGCACCAAGATGTGTGCGGTATaactcaaccgttggatgccccctaaTAGCACCCTGGGTGCTGAGCTCCCTGAAGACGATCTTGATCCTCAGACCAATAGAAGCATAGGAGGAGTAAGAGCGTCAATTAAGACGGTTCTTATTGGATCTCGGTCCCAATAATCattattttttcttggtaaTTCTGGAAGAAACTTTTATAAGTTACTACTATGAAATGATTTTATAATtctcttggattccatttgtACAAGAGAACCTGAACTGGACTTCCTAACCACCAGACCAAGGGTGATTTCTCTGAATTCGCTCAGatcgacccgacccgacccgacccaatAATCGCCAGTGGCTAACCTCACAAGTCAATGTACTCTCTGTTTCTTGGGTTTATACGGTGCAATGGTGCAGCGAATCTTACCGTTTTCCAGTCTTCCTTGTGAGCGACGTTGTACGAAATCGTAAAGGTTATCCGTAAATCCACccaaaggaataaaaaaaggCATGCGTATCTTAGTTTTCTTGGAAAAGTTTCGCTAGAGTAAGCTGTATGCACAATACGTTTCCTTTTCTACAACGGTCTACTCTACTGTCTCTGTCTAGTCTAGGGTACCCTTGTCCATGCCTATAGTCCGTTGACTCTTTTGTCCTCCATGTGGCCTCCACTCATAACTCGTGAGGCTGTCAAAGAGAATCCTAAAACAAACAGGAGTACAGGACACTATGTAGTATTAAAAGGAGTTGTTTCTTGGAAGTGGGACTACCACAAGAAAAAATCATTTCTGGGAATGTTTTATAGGTCTAAAACACCATGGACAAGAAAATcaaatgattattttgattACAAGATTTAACCAATCTAAAATGTTTTTAATTAATAACTAATAATCTCTTGAATGGGATCCATTGACCTTATTATCGTGGAGCTCTCATAAATCATTGGGTTCCATTTTCTGGTATCGATTATGGTTTGAGGTacgggtgcaagtttggccctaacGGTCCGAGCTTGCCCTGAGCTTGATCAGGATTTGGgttaagatattttgccactgagggcgggtcaggattGAAAATTTATGACTCTAAGTTAGAATAGGTTGAGGCCTCAGACTGAGTCCGgactggcccaacccgaccctgttgcagtaGTTGTTTGAGGCATCTTATGCCtcccaagaaccctagaatcggttGTAAGAACTAAAAACACAATacttctagggtttttaggcGTGAATTACCTATATCGGATCGGTGAGAATTAGGATCGGCCATGGTCAATTCTGATTTGAATCGGTGAATTTATTGATCCAATTCCCGATTCTTACAATACTGGTTGAATCTGCCCGATCCTAACTCTTTCCGATTTAAATTGAACTCTTAGTGCCGGAGCAGTATCAAGGTTCAAATAAGTGGAATCAACAATGAGACCTGCCTCGACAATCGAAATTGTTTGAAAAAAGGGCCGGAATCAACTTTAATCCTAAAAACCCATTCTGAATCGGCAAGAATGGGGATCGGACTCGGATGATTCAACACTTCCGATTCCATTTTTTCAAAAGTGAGTGGGACACGGCCACTTTGGGTAGAGAATCTTTATTGCCCCCTGCTTTTGGTCATTAGCCTGCTTTTGCTCTAATTTCTAATCCCATTGTCAGCAGCCACTGATAAAAGCGCATCAGAGACGATTCGCAAAAATTGGTAAAAAAGATAATCCCAACTCACTAATGCCACACTCTCCTCCACTCCACTCCTCAGAAACCCTAGTTTGGAAGAAGCAGAGCAGAATCGAGCGAAAACATTGCGACAATGGCGACCTTCCCCATCTCCAGGTACTCTCTGTCCATCGCATTTCTCGTTTTCTCTTTTGTAACCCAAGCTGCAAGTCTGGAGCTCTCTTTTTCACTCAAGAGATTCGATAAACACCAAAACCTTGATTCCGATATCGCTCTGTTCGGAGATGCCCAGATCGTTGATGGCGATTCTTCGGTTAAGATCACTCGTCCTTCAGTTACCAGCGCTGGGAGGCTCATCTACAAGAAACGGATTAGTTTCATTGGAGGAGATGGAAGAAAGCCAATGTCTTTCTCCACACACTTCTCTTTCTCGATTTCTCGTGAAAATGGTGATGGACTTGCTTTCGTCATTCTTCCGACTAGTTTTCCTACAGATTTGTTCGATGGAAGCTCCTTTGGGCTTACTCCAGGATTGGAGAAGAGAGGAACAAGATTTCTGGCGATTGAATTCGATACCTCTATGGATACCAAGCTTGGAGATCCAAACGGGAACCATATTGGGGTCGATGTTGGTAGCCTCGTATCtgcaaaagtaaaaaatgtttCTTCCGTCAATCTTGTGCTGAACAGTGGAAAGAAATTGTACTCATGGATCGATTATGATGCCAAAATCAAAAAATTGGAAGTTAGATTGAGTGATTCAGGTGATGTTAGACCATCTGTTCCACTCCTCTCTTATGGAATCGATCTTTCAGAGATGTGGAAAGAGGAAGATG is a window encoding:
- the LOC122664294 gene encoding L-type lectin-domain containing receptor kinase VIII.2-like; this translates as MATFPISRYSLSIAFLVFSFVTQAASLELSFSLKRFDKHQNLDSDIALFGDAQIVDGDSSVKITRPSVTSAGRLIYKKRISFIGGDGRKPMSFSTHFSFSISRENGDGLAFVILPTSFPTDLFDGSSFGLTPGLEKRGTRFLAIEFDTSMDTKLGDPNGNHIGVDVGSLVSAKVKNVSSVNLVLNSGKKLYSWIDYDAKIKKLEVRLSDSGDVRPSVPLLSYGIDLSEMWKEEDVFVGISSSSGNSSQTASVYSWSFSLRSIPSWLHSQPVDPRVYANPSKLPVVHKRSTCFLRILAGLIFGTCCGALAAFIAMFVWTIYANRRRPSVVPVEFPVHPVEFAYEKIKVAVVKPTKDGSNN